Below is a genomic region from Brachyspira aalborgi.
GGATACGAAGCATTTAAAGAAATTAGCGATTATAACGGCATATACTATAATTTTTTTAAGTCTCTTGATGGAAAATTAACTCCATATTTTTTTTCTATAATTAAATATTGTAAAATTAAAGTTTTAAGATTATTTGGAATACAAATATTATTAGAAAATAAAAAATATTATAAAGAACCTGTATTTATAGCTTTCAACAATCTTTTAAATAATATTTTTTCAATAAAAATAGACGATAAATATTTCGTATTAAAGATATTATTTATAAGAATTGCTTTTAAAAAGAAAATTTAAGGAATATATATGATTAAAAAAAATATTGATTTAAGCATAATAATCCCCGTTTATAATGTGGAAAAATATTTACCGCATTGTCTCGATAGTATTTTTAATCAATCTTTAGATAATTCAGATTTTGAAGTTATTGTAGTTAATGACTGCTCAAAAGGAAATTGCGAAGAAATAATAGAAGAATACAAAAAGAAATATAATAACATAAGATTAATAAATCATGAATATAATAAAGGATTATATCAAGCAAGAAGAACTGGAATTTTTAATTCAAACGGAAAATATATAATGCATGTTGACGGAGACGATTATTTATCCTTAAAAGAAGATAATAAAGATTTTTTGAAAAACGCTATAAATAAACTCGATTCTTCTAACGCCGATATTCTTTTCTTTGATTGCATTCATACGGATGGCGAAAAGGAATGGAAAGAGCAATGGTTTAATCCTCCAAATAAAAATTTAAAAAATAATGATGAGATTATTAAATATTTTTATGGAAATGGCTGCCATACGATGTGGGGTAAAATATATAAAAAATCTGTAATAGATTTGGCTTATAAAGAACTTAAAAATATAGAACATATTAATTTATGGGAAGATTTATATCAAAATTTAGTGATATCTTATTTTTCTAATTATTCTATAACTATAAACGAAGAATTTTATTGCTATAGATATTTGCAAGATTCTGATAGCAGGGGATTAAGAAAAACAAAAGAAGAAAAAGAAAGCGTAATTTATCAAATAGTTTCTATATTAAAATTGATTAATGATTTTATGGAAGCAAAATTATTATATAAAAACTATGGATATTTATCTTTAGATTTATTAAATGTGGCGTGTTATAGGGCATTTTGTTTATATAATGAATTGGAATATTCGGTAAATTCTTATACTATATATATATATAACAAAATTGATTGGATTTATAAAGTAGTTCCTTCCGATATGATAAAAAATATTTATATAGAAAGCGTCAAAAATTTTATAAATAATAAAGATATTTTAATAGAAAAATCAAAATCATATTTATTTTCTATAATCATATTTGATAAATATATAATTATAAGAATATGTGGAATAGAAATAAAATTAAAAAATAAAAGTTATCAATATAAACCTATAGTAATAACTTTAAATAACTTGCTGCAAAATATTTTTTCAATAAAAATAGACGATAAATATTTCGTATTAAAAATATTATTTATTAAACTTTCTTTTAGATTAAAATTAAAAAATTAATTTATAAATTAAACTATTGACATTTTTTATTAATATGTTATAATTTAATCATTAAAAAACAGGTAGGAATTTTATATGTTTAGTTTGCCACTACACTACACTACACTACACTACACTACACTACACTACACTACACTACACTACACTA
It encodes:
- a CDS encoding glycosyltransferase family 2 protein, producing MIKKNIDLSIIIPVYNVEKYLPHCLDSIFNQSLDNSDFEVIVVNDCSKGNCEEIIEEYKKKYNNIRLINHEYNKGLYQARRTGIFNSNGKYIMHVDGDDYLSLKEDNKDFLKNAINKLDSSNADILFFDCIHTDGEKEWKEQWFNPPNKNLKNNDEIIKYFYGNGCHTMWGKIYKKSVIDLAYKELKNIEHINLWEDLYQNLVISYFSNYSITINEEFYCYRYLQDSDSRGLRKTKEEKESVIYQIVSILKLINDFMEAKLLYKNYGYLSLDLLNVACYRAFCLYNELEYSVNSYTIYIYNKIDWIYKVVPSDMIKNIYIESVKNFINNKDILIEKSKSYLFSIIIFDKYIIIRICGIEIKLKNKSYQYKPIVITLNNLLQNIFSIKIDDKYFVLKILFIKLSFRLKLKN